Proteins co-encoded in one Schaalia radingae genomic window:
- a CDS encoding LmeA family phospholipid-binding protein, which translates to MSAPPPYAPEKSRSHTGLWIKLVVIVVLAAALVGADRYLAHRVESDLASKVESAPGAVTTSQGTTDEGGAADGEDGVDVSVVDIPFLTQVLGGAISTLDVHVPGWDVDVSGSQLRLNDIDISVHNVGTSSPYHAQSVEGTGRVNQDSLQQVLDDQLPQYISMPATVSVTDEGVSLGMEILGQQVTAMATLAIGDNGRSLVITPTTIQAGALNLPLDDLLTEFNLDDLRVPLDPLPSGLMISSLQTSDSGQITATLTGADIDLETLFR; encoded by the coding sequence GTGAGCGCGCCACCTCCCTACGCGCCGGAAAAGTCACGTTCGCACACAGGCCTGTGGATCAAGCTTGTGGTGATCGTCGTGCTCGCCGCCGCCCTGGTGGGTGCAGACCGCTACCTGGCACACCGCGTCGAAAGTGACCTCGCGTCCAAGGTTGAAAGCGCGCCTGGCGCGGTCACTACCTCTCAGGGAACCACCGACGAGGGGGGCGCTGCTGACGGCGAGGATGGCGTTGACGTGTCAGTTGTTGACATCCCGTTCCTCACGCAGGTTCTGGGTGGGGCGATTTCGACGCTGGATGTGCATGTGCCCGGATGGGACGTGGATGTGTCCGGGAGCCAGTTACGGCTGAACGATATCGACATCAGCGTGCACAATGTCGGGACGTCCTCGCCCTATCACGCGCAGTCGGTTGAAGGCACCGGGCGGGTCAATCAGGATTCGTTGCAGCAGGTTCTGGATGATCAGCTGCCTCAGTACATCTCAATGCCCGCTACTGTCAGCGTCACCGATGAAGGCGTGAGCCTCGGCATGGAAATCCTGGGCCAGCAGGTCACGGCGATGGCAACACTGGCGATCGGTGACAACGGTCGATCCCTGGTGATCACGCCCACCACCATTCAGGCCGGAGCGCTCAATCTTCCGCTGGATGACCTGCTGACGGAATTCAATCTGGACGATCTGCGCGTTCCACTGGATCCGCTGCCATCCGGGCTCATGATTTCGTCACTGCAGACCTCGGACAGCGGCCAGATCACCGCAACGCTGACCGGCGCTGATATCGATCTGGAAACGCTCTTCCGATAA
- a CDS encoding RNA-binding S4 domain-containing protein yields MSNHDAEYGFPVESAHAADAEVPIPAGALSDQSFVRVDTWLWATRQVKSRSAATAAARAGHVKVNGEAAKAAQKVRVGDEVRLRVEGFDRVLEVRHLLAKRMGAPIARQCYVDLSLPRPRLSIPVARREKGTGRPTKKERRELDRLRGRDSSIRWR; encoded by the coding sequence ATGAGCAACCACGATGCTGAATACGGTTTTCCGGTTGAGAGCGCTCACGCTGCTGACGCGGAAGTGCCGATCCCTGCGGGCGCACTCAGCGACCAGTCCTTCGTGCGGGTCGATACGTGGTTGTGGGCGACTCGGCAGGTGAAATCACGTTCGGCTGCGACGGCTGCCGCCCGCGCCGGTCACGTGAAAGTCAACGGGGAGGCAGCGAAAGCCGCGCAGAAAGTCAGAGTCGGCGATGAGGTGCGCCTGCGCGTCGAAGGATTCGATCGCGTGTTGGAGGTGCGTCACCTCCTGGCTAAACGGATGGGCGCTCCAATAGCGCGGCAGTGCTACGTTGACTTGTCGCTTCCACGCCCGCGCCTCTCAATTCCGGTGGCTCGGCGCGAAAAGGGCACAGGTCGTCCCACCAAGAAAGAGCGTCGCGAACTTGATCGCCTGCGCGGACGTGACTCCTCGATCCGCTGGCGTTAG
- a CDS encoding ribose-5-phosphate isomerase, with product MSTPRIVHIATDHAGLDASHAIQEHLRERGFEVHDHGPQSYDPQDDYPAFCIHAAQAVVADRQAGKDALGIVLGGSGNGEQIAANKVDGVRAALVWNESTALLARQHNDANVVALGARQHPEEEMIHLIDLFLDEPFSNEERHVRRIGQISQFEAERG from the coding sequence ATGAGCACTCCTCGTATCGTCCACATTGCTACAGATCACGCGGGGCTCGATGCGTCGCATGCGATTCAGGAACACCTGCGGGAGCGCGGATTCGAGGTTCACGACCATGGCCCTCAGTCCTACGATCCGCAAGACGACTACCCCGCTTTCTGCATTCACGCCGCGCAGGCCGTTGTCGCGGACCGGCAGGCAGGAAAAGACGCCCTCGGCATCGTGCTGGGTGGGTCCGGAAACGGTGAACAGATCGCCGCCAACAAGGTCGATGGTGTGCGAGCCGCCCTCGTCTGGAACGAATCGACCGCGCTGCTGGCCCGCCAGCACAACGATGCGAATGTTGTCGCGCTCGGAGCCCGTCAACACCCTGAGGAGGAAATGATTCACCTGATCGACCTCTTCCTCGACGAGCCTTTCTCCAACGAGGAGCGCCACGTCCGCCGTATCGGTCAGATCAGCCAGTTCGAGGCAGAGCGGGGTTAG
- a CDS encoding aldo/keto reductase has translation MATASADIPQIPTLSLATGATIPQLGFGTYKITEHVVEAVSNALALGYRHLDTAQMYHNEAEVGQAWAQSGVAREELFITTKLDNPNHEPDVARAAFTQSLKDLRTDYVDLFLIHWPLPTLYGGDFVTTWKVLEEFYEDGRARAIGVSNFEPHHLEILLEQSSVVPMVNQIESHPYLLNQEVHDFDDKHSIITEAWSPLARGRAASDDRLSEIAREVSEQAERDVSAAQVALRWALQRGDVIFPKSVTPERQRANMMLFDIELTDQQMAAVAALDEGEEGRTGAHPDVMDRL, from the coding sequence ATGGCGACCGCATCGGCAGACATTCCACAGATCCCCACGCTTTCCCTGGCCACAGGAGCCACGATTCCTCAGCTGGGTTTTGGAACCTACAAGATCACTGAGCATGTCGTCGAAGCAGTGTCCAACGCGCTTGCCCTGGGGTACCGCCATCTCGATACGGCACAGATGTACCACAATGAGGCCGAAGTCGGGCAGGCCTGGGCACAGTCAGGCGTTGCGCGTGAAGAATTGTTCATCACGACCAAGCTGGACAACCCCAACCATGAGCCTGATGTGGCGCGCGCCGCCTTCACGCAGTCACTGAAGGATCTGCGCACCGATTATGTGGACCTGTTCCTGATCCACTGGCCACTGCCCACGCTCTACGGCGGCGACTTTGTCACCACGTGGAAGGTGCTCGAGGAGTTCTACGAAGACGGCCGAGCCCGCGCCATTGGCGTGTCCAACTTTGAGCCGCACCACCTGGAGATACTGCTGGAGCAGTCCAGTGTCGTCCCGATGGTCAACCAGATCGAGTCACACCCCTACCTGCTCAACCAGGAGGTGCATGACTTCGATGACAAGCATTCGATCATCACTGAAGCGTGGTCGCCGCTGGCGCGTGGCCGGGCAGCATCTGATGACCGCCTCAGTGAAATCGCGCGCGAGGTCAGTGAGCAGGCGGAGCGCGACGTGTCAGCTGCTCAGGTGGCTCTTCGCTGGGCTTTGCAGCGCGGCGATGTCATTTTCCCGAAGTCCGTGACACCGGAGCGACAGCGTGCCAACATGATGCTCTTTGATATTGAGCTGACCGATCAGCAGATGGCTGCGGTGGCCGCCCTCGACGAAGGGGAAGAAGGCCGCACGGGTGCTCATCCTGACGTGATGGATCGTCTGTGA
- a CDS encoding ABC transporter ATP-binding protein, whose amino-acid sequence MLFRFVWRYLRTRLLEVIGIIVLQVIATIAALNLPNLNARIIDEGVAQGDTDLIWELGAIMMGITLVQVITTAFAVYFSARTAMGLGAWARHRLFTHVQSFSAQNMHDFGAPSLITRSTNDVQQIQMVTLMTFLIMVQAPINGIGGVLMALRQNQRLSLLLLVVVPILAVVVGVIMAFLAPQFARLQKRIDTMNTVLREELTGIRVIRAFVRQPFIRERYDSVNASVRSVYLRIGILFSIMFPSVTLIISISSVAVVWFGGSLIDSGNMQIGALFAFINYLGMIFMAVMMAAMMFVMVPRAGVAAHRVTEVLDSAPTVVTPADPQSPSNMQTHNDEGDAAASEDSHHNTAPDPGQWVFSLDHVSVHYDGALSPVLNDISITLKPGTTTAIIGSTASGKTTLVNLLPRLMDPTDGTVRVNGVDARDIDLAQLRQHIAMVPQHAYLFSGTIAQTVSGLLDVTRTDNLTDEQLSRVERALEGAQATEFVSKLDGGVNYDVDPGGSNFSGGQRQRLSIARALYRDADLYIFDDSFSALDYATDARLRAGLSDHTGNAAIVVVAQRVASIRHADTIIVLEDGHIAGRGTHEDLMKSCTTYQEIVASQLSEEEAA is encoded by the coding sequence GTGCTTTTTCGTTTTGTTTGGCGCTATCTGCGTACACGCCTTCTTGAAGTGATCGGCATTATCGTGCTGCAGGTAATCGCAACCATAGCCGCACTGAATCTGCCGAACCTCAACGCCCGCATCATCGATGAAGGCGTCGCACAAGGTGACACTGACCTGATCTGGGAACTCGGCGCAATCATGATGGGGATAACTCTCGTCCAGGTGATCACCACTGCGTTTGCCGTCTATTTCAGCGCCCGTACTGCGATGGGTCTGGGTGCCTGGGCACGTCACCGGCTCTTCACTCATGTGCAGTCCTTCTCCGCTCAGAACATGCATGACTTCGGCGCCCCTTCCCTGATCACGCGTTCCACCAACGATGTGCAGCAAATCCAGATGGTCACCCTGATGACCTTCCTTATCATGGTTCAGGCACCCATTAACGGCATCGGTGGAGTCCTGATGGCGCTGCGCCAAAACCAACGCCTCTCACTATTGCTCCTGGTCGTCGTCCCCATTCTCGCAGTCGTTGTCGGCGTCATCATGGCGTTCCTCGCACCGCAGTTCGCCCGCCTGCAAAAACGCATCGACACGATGAACACCGTCCTGCGCGAAGAGCTCACCGGCATCCGCGTCATCCGCGCATTCGTGCGTCAGCCGTTTATCCGCGAGCGCTACGACTCGGTCAACGCGTCTGTACGGTCAGTCTACCTGCGCATCGGTATCCTCTTTTCGATCATGTTCCCCTCGGTGACGCTGATCATTTCGATCTCATCGGTTGCAGTGGTGTGGTTCGGCGGATCCCTGATCGACAGCGGCAACATGCAGATCGGTGCGCTCTTCGCCTTCATCAATTACCTCGGCATGATCTTCATGGCCGTCATGATGGCCGCCATGATGTTCGTGATGGTGCCTCGTGCCGGCGTCGCCGCACACCGTGTCACCGAGGTTCTTGACTCAGCTCCCACAGTTGTCACGCCCGCGGATCCCCAGTCCCCCTCGAACATGCAGACACACAATGACGAGGGCGACGCCGCCGCATCCGAGGATTCTCACCACAACACCGCGCCTGACCCGGGCCAATGGGTGTTCAGTCTTGACCACGTCAGCGTGCATTACGACGGGGCACTCTCACCAGTCCTGAATGACATCTCGATCACTCTGAAACCAGGAACGACAACCGCAATCATCGGCTCAACTGCTTCAGGCAAGACCACACTGGTGAACCTGTTGCCGCGCCTGATGGATCCTACAGACGGAACCGTCCGAGTCAACGGCGTCGATGCGCGCGACATAGACCTGGCTCAGCTACGCCAGCACATCGCGATGGTGCCGCAGCATGCGTACCTGTTTTCCGGCACCATTGCGCAGACAGTGTCCGGTTTGTTGGACGTGACACGAACCGACAACCTGACAGACGAGCAGCTTTCCAGGGTGGAGCGCGCACTCGAGGGCGCTCAGGCCACGGAGTTCGTCTCCAAGCTTGATGGCGGTGTGAATTATGACGTCGATCCGGGCGGGTCGAACTTCTCCGGCGGTCAGCGCCAGCGCCTGTCGATTGCGCGTGCCCTGTACCGCGATGCCGACCTGTATATCTTTGACGATTCTTTTTCCGCGCTGGACTACGCCACAGATGCGCGCCTGCGGGCAGGTTTATCTGATCACACCGGCAACGCAGCGATCGTGGTGGTGGCGCAGCGCGTTGCATCGATTCGGCATGCCGACACGATCATCGTGCTGGAAGATGGTCACATCGCCGGTCGCGGCACGCATGAGGACCTGATGAAGAGCTGTACGACGTATCAGGAAATTGTTGCCTCACAGCTCAGCGAGGAGGAGGCAGCATGA
- a CDS encoding ACT domain-containing protein — protein sequence MSGLKDLDSVLAALDATPQGVYVFASVHSIPEGLQPFATIQEEEGITVVVAEDDAREAGLPMDERYALITLGVHSALDSVGMTATITQTLASRSISCNVIAGYYHDHLFVHVDRATEAASILDNLARQARGWLPPAQA from the coding sequence ATGTCCGGATTAAAAGATCTTGATTCAGTTCTTGCAGCGCTTGACGCCACCCCACAGGGTGTCTACGTCTTTGCGTCAGTTCACTCCATTCCTGAGGGGCTCCAGCCTTTCGCAACAATCCAGGAAGAAGAAGGCATCACCGTTGTCGTCGCTGAAGACGATGCGCGCGAAGCTGGCCTGCCGATGGACGAACGCTATGCTCTGATCACGTTGGGCGTGCATTCCGCACTGGATTCAGTGGGCATGACCGCCACCATCACCCAGACACTCGCATCGCGATCCATCAGCTGCAACGTGATCGCCGGCTACTACCACGACCACCTTTTTGTTCACGTGGATCGAGCAACGGAAGCGGCATCCATCCTCGACAATCTGGCACGTCAGGCACGAGGCTGGCTGCCACCAGCCCAGGCCTAG
- a CDS encoding M18 family aminopeptidase: MSNVKPAGTATASAFTCDYLSFLSDSPSSYHAANLIAQRLEDAGCVRQRETDAWDTAPGGHVVVRDGAVIAYVIPESVTDSSAFRIVGAHTDSPALVLKPSVQATTADGWGQLCAEIYGGMLLNSWLDRELKIAGRILTQGGEQRLVATGPLARIPQLAIHLDRTVSDKGLVLDKQQHMKPVWTVDEDDASVLDLVAHTVDLDDADQIASFDLILTPSQGPAVFGSHGQFVAAGRQDNLSSVHSGLTAIERLLADGISGNDVLIFACFDHEEVGSSTSSGAAGPFLEDILRRTAASLGRDFDGTARMMAASSCISADAGHSVHPNYADRHDPDNRPVMGRGPLLKLNANRRYSSDAPGIALWKRAAQAADAPWQSFVSNNSMPCGTTIGPITATRLGICTVDVGIGLLSMHSAREMSHVADLESLSAILEAYWRGA, encoded by the coding sequence ATGTCCAACGTGAAACCTGCCGGCACGGCGACGGCCAGTGCCTTTACCTGCGATTATCTGTCTTTTCTGAGCGATTCCCCGTCCTCGTACCACGCCGCTAACCTCATTGCTCAACGTTTGGAGGATGCGGGGTGCGTGCGCCAGCGCGAAACTGACGCGTGGGATACGGCACCGGGTGGACACGTGGTTGTCCGCGACGGTGCCGTTATTGCGTACGTGATCCCCGAGTCTGTCACTGACTCGTCTGCGTTCCGCATCGTCGGCGCGCATACTGACTCCCCTGCTCTCGTGCTCAAGCCGTCTGTGCAGGCCACCACCGCCGACGGGTGGGGGCAGCTGTGCGCAGAGATTTACGGCGGAATGCTGCTGAACTCGTGGCTGGATCGCGAACTCAAAATCGCTGGACGCATTCTCACGCAAGGCGGCGAGCAGCGCCTGGTCGCAACCGGCCCACTCGCACGCATCCCGCAGCTGGCCATCCACCTGGACCGTACAGTGAGTGACAAGGGCCTTGTGCTCGACAAGCAACAGCACATGAAGCCCGTATGGACTGTTGACGAGGACGACGCGTCGGTCCTTGATCTCGTGGCTCATACGGTCGATCTGGATGACGCCGATCAGATCGCATCCTTTGATCTAATCCTGACTCCCTCGCAGGGGCCTGCCGTCTTCGGATCGCACGGACAGTTTGTCGCTGCTGGCCGTCAGGATAATTTGTCATCGGTGCACAGCGGCCTCACCGCAATAGAGCGCCTACTGGCTGACGGCATCAGTGGCAACGATGTACTGATTTTCGCCTGCTTTGATCATGAGGAAGTAGGATCGTCAACCAGTTCGGGGGCGGCCGGGCCGTTCCTCGAAGACATTCTGCGTCGCACGGCGGCGAGCCTGGGTCGAGACTTTGACGGGACGGCTCGGATGATGGCCGCCTCATCGTGTATCTCTGCTGATGCCGGGCACAGCGTGCATCCCAACTATGCTGATCGGCACGACCCTGACAACCGCCCGGTGATGGGCCGCGGACCACTGTTGAAGTTGAACGCCAACCGCCGGTATTCCTCTGATGCTCCCGGGATCGCGTTGTGGAAACGCGCGGCTCAGGCAGCTGACGCCCCCTGGCAGAGTTTCGTGTCCAACAACTCGATGCCATGCGGCACCACGATCGGCCCGATCACGGCGACGCGTCTGGGAATCTGCACGGTCGACGTCGGGATCGGTTTACTGTCGATGCACTCGGCTCGCGAAATGAGCCACGTCGCCGACCTTGAATCGCTCAGTGCAATTCTGGAGGCCTACTGGCGCGGAGCCTGA
- a CDS encoding ABC transporter ATP-binding protein, which yields MSTDSQPQRRRRGGQSNRPRGNRGVAPGGKSKNFSGSLKRLIKSLRPDAFIIFITLLASATSVVLSVIAPKILGRGTDIIFNGVIGKMMADAPSKEAAIEAMRASGHDRFADMLSAMDVVPGQGIDMSQLGKVLLTVCAIYAASALVGLVGEILLRIAVQNAGWRMRDEIQRKIERLPLSYLDQHSRGDLISRVSNDVDNVTQVMNQTLSQFFQSVLTVVGIVAMMVSMSWKLTLLAMVIIPFGAAIAVYLMKKAQPQFVEQWNATGEVSGVVEEAMTGHEVVALYGLEERFTDEFNDANTRLYHSSFKAQFISNLMMPLMGLLSNGSYVVVAVGGGLMVANGGMTLGQVQAFIQYSRQFSQPLGQLASMANSLQSGIASAERVFEFLDAPEMEPDNGASSFALAHVEGTDETPEAASSQTSWGGQASTAENEHVRGHIVFDHVRFGYSPDKPVIKDLSVEVQPGQTVAIIGPTGAGKTTLVNLLMRFYELDSGAIRIDGVDISTINKDVLRSHMGMVLQDTWLFEGTIEKNIAFGREGSTPEDVRQAAKETAAHRLITQLPNGYDTKVADQDDQISAGERQLLTIARAFIAHPDLMILDEATSSVDTRTEALVQKAMDQISQDRTSFVIAHRLSTIRDADLILVMEDGDVVETGRHAELLERGGAYARLYQAQFAGPAVTDEDDIA from the coding sequence ATGAGCACTGATTCTCAGCCACAGCGCCGGCGCCGCGGCGGGCAGTCCAACCGTCCTCGCGGCAACCGCGGGGTCGCACCTGGAGGCAAGTCGAAGAACTTCTCCGGCTCGTTGAAACGCCTGATCAAGTCACTGCGACCCGATGCATTCATCATTTTCATCACCTTGCTGGCATCTGCAACATCGGTGGTTCTGTCAGTGATTGCACCGAAGATTCTCGGCCGCGGCACAGACATTATCTTTAACGGCGTCATCGGGAAGATGATGGCGGACGCGCCCTCGAAAGAAGCGGCAATCGAGGCGATGCGCGCCTCGGGTCATGATCGTTTCGCTGACATGCTTTCTGCGATGGACGTCGTGCCCGGCCAGGGAATCGACATGAGCCAGTTGGGCAAGGTCCTGCTGACGGTGTGCGCAATCTACGCCGCCTCAGCGTTGGTGGGGCTGGTCGGTGAGATTCTGCTGCGCATTGCCGTTCAGAACGCCGGGTGGCGGATGCGCGATGAGATTCAGCGCAAGATCGAACGGCTGCCGCTGAGCTACCTCGATCAGCATTCGCGCGGTGATCTGATCTCTCGCGTCTCCAACGACGTCGACAACGTCACGCAGGTCATGAACCAGACGCTCTCCCAGTTCTTCCAGTCAGTCCTCACCGTCGTTGGCATTGTCGCCATGATGGTGTCGATGTCGTGGAAGCTCACGTTGTTGGCGATGGTGATCATTCCCTTCGGTGCAGCGATCGCCGTCTACCTGATGAAGAAGGCGCAGCCGCAGTTCGTTGAGCAGTGGAATGCGACCGGCGAGGTTTCCGGCGTCGTGGAGGAAGCGATGACGGGGCACGAGGTCGTTGCGCTGTACGGGTTGGAAGAGCGTTTCACCGACGAATTCAACGACGCCAATACGCGGCTGTATCACTCATCGTTCAAGGCGCAGTTCATCTCCAACCTGATGATGCCGTTGATGGGGTTACTGTCCAACGGGTCGTACGTGGTGGTCGCCGTGGGTGGCGGGCTGATGGTCGCCAACGGTGGAATGACGTTGGGCCAGGTTCAGGCCTTCATCCAGTATTCGCGTCAGTTCTCGCAGCCTCTGGGCCAGTTGGCGTCGATGGCGAACTCCCTGCAGTCCGGTATCGCTTCGGCTGAACGCGTCTTTGAGTTCCTCGATGCACCTGAGATGGAGCCGGATAACGGGGCGTCCTCGTTCGCGCTGGCCCATGTGGAGGGCACTGACGAAACGCCAGAAGCTGCCAGCAGCCAGACATCCTGGGGCGGTCAGGCAAGCACGGCAGAAAATGAGCACGTGCGCGGGCACATCGTCTTTGACCACGTGCGCTTCGGCTATTCGCCAGATAAGCCCGTTATCAAGGATCTGTCGGTGGAGGTACAGCCTGGCCAAACTGTCGCGATCATCGGGCCAACGGGTGCCGGAAAGACCACGCTGGTGAACCTGCTCATGCGCTTCTACGAGCTGGACTCCGGTGCGATTCGGATCGACGGCGTGGATATTTCGACGATCAACAAGGATGTTCTGCGCTCCCATATGGGGATGGTGCTGCAGGATACATGGCTGTTCGAAGGCACGATTGAGAAGAACATCGCGTTTGGGCGTGAGGGCTCCACACCTGAGGACGTCAGGCAAGCCGCGAAGGAGACGGCGGCGCATCGCCTCATTACGCAACTTCCCAATGGGTATGACACGAAGGTTGCCGACCAGGACGACCAGATTTCGGCCGGTGAGCGCCAGCTTTTGACAATTGCCCGCGCATTCATCGCGCACCCGGACCTGATGATCCTCGATGAGGCAACATCCTCGGTTGATACGCGCACCGAGGCACTGGTACAAAAGGCGATGGATCAAATCAGCCAGGATCGCACCTCGTTTGTCATTGCGCACCGCCTGTCAACGATTCGCGATGCGGACCTCATTTTGGTGATGGAAGACGGCGACGTGGTGGAAACCGGTCGCCACGCCGAACTGCTGGAACGCGGCGGCGCGTATGCCCGCCTCTACCAGGCTCAGTTTGCGGGCCCAGCAGTGACGGACGAGGACGATATCGCATAG
- a CDS encoding NUDIX hydrolase translates to MATPPFVLELRSKIGHAPLWIPGCTAVVLRPAASSSLARVTGANADLADVEVLMVKRADNGKWTPVTGIVDPGEEPAAAAEREIREEAGVEAVAQRLLSVEVVGPVTYPNGDVSSYLDCSFVCEWKQGEPWPADGENIEAAFFPANDLPPTNERFRTAIKRALSGEDGSAVFNR, encoded by the coding sequence ATGGCAACTCCTCCTTTCGTCCTTGAATTACGCTCCAAAATCGGACACGCACCGCTGTGGATACCAGGGTGCACGGCAGTCGTATTGCGTCCCGCTGCGTCTTCCTCATTGGCGAGGGTGACCGGCGCGAACGCTGACCTGGCTGATGTTGAAGTGCTGATGGTCAAGCGTGCTGACAACGGCAAGTGGACGCCCGTGACGGGAATCGTGGATCCAGGCGAGGAACCGGCTGCTGCAGCTGAACGTGAAATTCGTGAAGAAGCCGGTGTTGAAGCGGTTGCGCAGCGCCTCTTGTCGGTGGAGGTCGTGGGGCCTGTGACCTACCCGAATGGTGATGTGTCGAGTTATCTGGACTGCTCATTCGTGTGTGAATGGAAGCAGGGCGAGCCGTGGCCTGCCGACGGCGAGAACATAGAAGCGGCGTTTTTCCCAGCCAATGACCTGCCTCCTACTAATGAGCGCTTCCGAACTGCAATTAAGCGGGCACTGTCAGGTGAAGACGGGTCGGCGGTGTTCAATCGGTAG
- a CDS encoding Ohr family peroxiredoxin — MAHTPQKIVYRVEADCTGGRDGAVTIPTLDFQADLRTPEKMGGPGGGLNPEALFAAGYGACFQSALALAGKELGVDTSDSLVTCSVGIGPEGESFALSVMINVEIPGLDDETVKRVATRTHQLCPYSKAIADNVPVQITTGQKSK; from the coding sequence ATGGCACATACACCTCAAAAAATCGTCTACAGAGTTGAAGCCGATTGCACGGGAGGTCGCGACGGAGCCGTCACGATTCCGACGCTGGACTTCCAGGCCGATCTGCGTACCCCGGAAAAGATGGGTGGCCCCGGTGGGGGACTGAACCCAGAAGCGCTGTTCGCCGCAGGCTACGGCGCATGTTTTCAAAGTGCGCTTGCACTTGCTGGAAAAGAACTCGGAGTTGACACGTCTGATTCGCTGGTTACCTGCTCCGTGGGGATCGGGCCTGAAGGTGAATCCTTTGCGCTGTCAGTCATGATCAATGTTGAGATTCCTGGCCTCGACGATGAGACGGTCAAGCGCGTGGCGACTCGCACGCACCAGCTGTGCCCGTATTCCAAGGCCATCGCTGACAACGTTCCGGTTCAGATCACAACCGGCCAAAAGTCGAAGTAA
- a CDS encoding Hsp20/alpha crystallin family protein has translation MVTRFDPMRDMDRIFNSVMREAPANPGMPLDLYRSGDEFIAKMDLPGVDPSTIDIDVEERTLTISAERKAETAKDIQWLSHERPSGAFARQLTLGNGVALDGISASYRDGVLTLTIPVAEAAKPRKIAVAVEDSAHDEAQTIEADARDSDEN, from the coding sequence ATGGTGACTCGTTTTGATCCCATGCGTGACATGGACCGTATTTTCAACTCAGTGATGCGTGAGGCTCCGGCCAACCCCGGCATGCCGCTGGATTTGTACCGCAGCGGCGATGAGTTCATCGCGAAGATGGATCTGCCCGGTGTTGACCCCTCCACGATCGACATTGACGTGGAAGAGCGCACGCTGACCATCAGCGCTGAGCGTAAGGCGGAGACAGCCAAAGATATTCAGTGGCTCTCCCACGAGCGCCCATCCGGTGCGTTTGCCCGTCAGCTGACACTGGGCAACGGAGTGGCTCTGGACGGAATTTCCGCTTCGTACCGTGACGGTGTTCTGACGCTGACCATTCCGGTCGCAGAAGCTGCCAAACCGCGCAAGATCGCTGTTGCGGTGGAGGACAGTGCTCATGACGAAGCGCAGACCATCGAAGCTGACGCGCGCGACTCCGACGAAAACTGA